In Cupriavidus taiwanensis, the following proteins share a genomic window:
- a CDS encoding TetR/AcrR family transcriptional regulator: MEDNAATRRIPSGARAEQRIRDILRVSREVFAELGYDKTTTTEIAQRLGVSEATVFTYFQSKRKLCVRVIEDWYDEIIDAVERGMPRDQSTRDQLAFYVKTHLRLFLIQGTGLCALVLSEGRAKGPDLGQEFVPLQRRYTAPLMELLARGREHGEIRADLPLSLLRSAILGPMEHILWDAIAREREVDIDKTAAGMVALLWPALQPANIELEALRAFHGEVGAALRKLDGA; this comes from the coding sequence ATGGAAGACAACGCCGCCACCCGCCGGATCCCGTCCGGCGCCAGGGCGGAACAACGCATCCGCGACATCCTGCGCGTCAGCCGCGAGGTGTTCGCCGAACTGGGCTACGACAAGACCACCACCACCGAGATAGCCCAGCGCCTGGGCGTGTCGGAGGCGACGGTGTTCACGTACTTCCAGAGCAAGCGCAAGCTGTGCGTGCGGGTCATCGAGGACTGGTACGACGAAATCATCGACGCGGTCGAGCGCGGCATGCCGCGCGACCAGAGCACCAGGGACCAGCTGGCGTTCTACGTGAAGACGCACCTGCGCCTGTTTCTGATCCAGGGCACCGGGCTGTGCGCGCTGGTGCTGTCCGAAGGACGGGCCAAGGGGCCGGACCTCGGGCAGGAGTTCGTGCCGCTGCAGCGCCGCTATACGGCGCCGCTGATGGAACTGCTGGCGCGCGGCCGCGAACATGGCGAGATTCGCGCCGACCTGCCGCTGAGCCTGTTGCGCTCTGCCATCCTGGGGCCGATGGAGCATATCTTGTGGGATGCCATCGCGCGCGAGCGCGAGGTCGATATCGACAAGACCGCCGCGGGCATGGTGGCCCTGCTGTGGCCCGCGCTGCAGCCGGCGAATATCGAGCTGGAAGCGCTGCGCGCGTTCCATGGCGAAGTCGGTGCGGCGTTGCGCAAGCTGGACGGCGCCTGA
- a CDS encoding AMP-binding protein, translating to MKMQGEPLPTILPIGGLSHVRGDTSIALSEQTVPALLAQTVAAFPEREAVVFREQGVRWNWREFAETIDALAAGLHALGLARGDRVGIWAPNRVEWLVTQFATARLGLVLVNINPAYRLAELEYALNKVGVKAIVAAEAFKTSRYLEMLQALAPELATSAPGALQAARLPSLRWVIRMGEGETPGMIRYAEVLARGAGVARAELDRITAQLDRHDPINVQFTSGTTGAPKGATLTHRNIVNNARFIAMAMRFSEQDKLCIPVPFYHCFGMVLSVLACVSTGAAMVFPGEAFDPEATMRAVSEERCTALHGVPTMFIAQLDHPRFADYDFSSLRTGIMAGSPCPIETMKRVVAQMNMSEVTIAYGMTETSPVSFQSSTTDPLDKRTTTVGRVQPHLEVKIVDATGATVPVGEKGELCTRGYSVMLGYWDDEARTAEAIRDGWMHTGDLATIDEEGYCNIVGRVKDMLIRGGENIYPREIEEFLFRHPKVQAVQVFGVPDPKYGEEVCAWIVLKPGESATEDEIRAFCRDQIAHYKIPRYIRFVDEMPLTVTGKVQKFVMRDQMVRELNLDESRTA from the coding sequence ATGAAGATGCAGGGAGAGCCGCTTCCCACCATTCTGCCGATCGGCGGGCTGTCGCACGTCCGAGGCGACACCAGCATTGCGCTGTCCGAGCAGACCGTGCCGGCGCTGCTGGCGCAGACCGTGGCAGCGTTCCCGGAACGCGAGGCCGTGGTCTTTCGCGAGCAGGGCGTGCGCTGGAACTGGCGCGAGTTTGCCGAAACCATCGATGCGCTGGCGGCCGGGCTGCACGCGCTCGGCCTGGCCCGGGGCGATCGCGTCGGCATCTGGGCGCCGAACCGGGTGGAGTGGCTGGTGACGCAGTTCGCCACCGCCCGGCTGGGCCTGGTGCTGGTCAACATCAATCCGGCATACCGGCTGGCGGAGCTGGAATACGCGCTGAACAAGGTTGGCGTCAAGGCCATCGTTGCCGCCGAGGCCTTCAAGACCTCGCGCTACCTCGAGATGCTGCAGGCACTGGCGCCGGAGCTGGCCACCAGCGCGCCGGGCGCGCTGCAGGCCGCGCGGCTGCCGTCGCTGCGCTGGGTGATCCGCATGGGCGAGGGCGAGACTCCGGGCATGATCCGCTATGCCGAGGTGCTGGCGCGCGGCGCCGGCGTGGCGCGGGCGGAGCTCGACCGCATCACGGCGCAGCTCGACCGCCATGACCCGATCAACGTGCAGTTCACCAGCGGCACCACCGGTGCGCCCAAGGGCGCCACGCTCACGCATCGCAATATCGTCAACAACGCGCGCTTTATCGCCATGGCGATGCGCTTCTCGGAGCAGGACAAGCTGTGCATCCCGGTGCCGTTCTACCACTGCTTCGGCATGGTGCTGTCGGTGCTGGCATGCGTCTCGACCGGCGCGGCGATGGTGTTCCCGGGCGAAGCCTTCGATCCCGAGGCCACCATGCGCGCGGTCAGCGAAGAGCGCTGCACCGCGCTGCATGGCGTGCCGACCATGTTTATCGCGCAGCTGGACCATCCGCGTTTCGCCGACTACGACTTCTCCTCGCTGCGCACCGGCATCATGGCCGGCTCGCCATGCCCGATCGAGACCATGAAGCGCGTGGTGGCGCAGATGAACATGTCCGAGGTGACCATCGCCTACGGCATGACCGAGACCAGCCCGGTGTCGTTCCAGAGCAGCACCACCGATCCGCTCGACAAGCGCACCACCACGGTGGGCCGGGTCCAGCCGCACCTGGAAGTCAAGATCGTCGATGCCACCGGCGCGACCGTGCCGGTGGGCGAGAAGGGCGAGCTGTGCACGCGCGGCTATTCGGTGATGCTGGGCTACTGGGACGACGAGGCCCGCACCGCCGAAGCCATCCGCGACGGCTGGATGCACACCGGCGACCTGGCCACCATCGACGAAGAGGGCTACTGCAATATCGTCGGCCGCGTGAAGGACATGCTGATCCGCGGCGGCGAGAACATCTATCCGCGCGAGATCGAGGAATTCCTGTTCCGCCATCCCAAGGTCCAGGCCGTGCAGGTGTTCGGCGTGCCCGATCCCAAATATGGCGAGGAGGTGTGCGCGTGGATCGTGCTGAAGCCGGGCGAGAGCGCCACCGAAGACGAGATCCGCGCGTTCTGCCGCGACCAGATCGCGCACTACAAGATTCCGCGCTACATCCGCTTTGTCGACGAGATGCCGCTGACCGTGACCGGCAAGGTGCAGAAGTTCGTGATGCGCGACCAGATGGTGCGTGAACTGAACCTCGATGAATCCAGGACGGCCTGA